The window TCGGAATCGCCAACCGCCACGCCATCGGCCTGGACTCGATCACCTGGGGCTGCGATTACCCGCGCGCCGACACGAGCTGGCCGCGCTCGCCCGAGCTTCTCGAAGCCCGGCTCGCCGGCCTGCCCGACGCCGAGATCGACCAGATCACGCACGCAAACGCGCTGCGCCACTTCCGCCTCGACCCGTTCGCGCAGATCCCGCGCGAGAAGTGCCGCGTCGGCGCGCTTCGCGCACAGGCGCGCGACGTCGAAATGTCGCTCGCGATCAAGAGCCGCAAGCCGCCGAGCGCCGACCGCACGAAGCCCGTCACGTCCGCCGACGTCGTGCGCCAGCTCGCGAGCGCGTCGGCCGCCGCGCTGGAGTGAATCGTTCCGGGCTGTCCGGAGGCCCGTTTGGTTGAGCCCGGCCTGCTCGGGAAGAGCTGGGCGACCACGGCTGGCGTCTTGTGATTTCGATATCCAACGGCCGGATCGAGCTTGGACTCGAAGAGCGACAAATCCCGCACTTGAATGGCGCGCGCGGGATCCTCTGGCCGCGCCTGAGCCGCGCAGCGTGGCCTTGCTCTCCGCGACGCCGCCGCGGTCGCTGCCCGCCAGTCTCCTGGAGCCCGGGGCGACTCACTATGAAGCGCTGCGCGATTCCGATGCAGCTGCGGCGGCCCGTCGCCAGGCGCCGAGACGCAGGTAGTAGCGGCGCAGCAGGAACACCTGACCCGCCACGCCGAGGAACGCGATCGGAATCACCGCGCCGAGTGGCGCGCCGTGCGCGACCAGAAGCGCCGCGGCGAGACACCCCGCGATGTGGCCCAGGTCCCAGCCGCCCTCGGCCGCGACGTGGAAGCGCAGCGCGCAGGGAGAGGCCTTGGCCAGGTTGTAGACCGGCGTCATCTGCGCCGGCACCACCAGGCAGCTCGCGAGCGCGCCGAGCGCGTTGGCGCCGACCGCGAGCCACGGCGTGCCGACGCTCCAGGCGCGCGCGAGCAGCGTGAGCGAGACCGCCGAGAACGCGATCGCCACCGCCTGGCGGCCGTTTCCCGCGTCGATGTGTCGGCCCAGGAACAGGCTGGTCAGCGCGCCGACCGTCGCCGCGAGCGCCACCGCGCCGCCGTACGCTGCGACGCTCCGGTCGAGCGAGAGGAACAGCGCGATCTGCCACACGAGCACGTAGCAGACCGCGAACCAGCCGTCGGCGGCGAACAGACCGACACCGGGAAGTGACGCGCGCAGCGCCCCCGGAGCCGTGCTCGGCACGCGGACGTTCGGCGTCGCCACCAGCGGAAGCGCCGCCAGCGCCTGCACCAGCCCGGCCGCCGCGAAAGTCGGCCGCGCGCCCAAGCCGAGCAGCGCCCACGCGCCGATCAGCGGCGCGACGATGCCGATCAGCGCGGAGAGCGCGACGCCAGCGCCGAGCTGGTGACCGCGGTGCTCGGCATCGCCGAGCAGCGCGAAGTACGCGTGGTACGAGGTCCAGTACAGCGTCTCGCCCAGGCCGGAGACCAGGCAGAACACGAGCAGCGCCGGCTCGACGCCGTGCACCTCGGCCAGCAGCGGGTACTGAAGCGCGGCCAGCAGCGTGCCGCCGATCACCAGCGGCTTCAGGCCGCGCCCGGACGCGCGCACCACCAGCGGGCGGATCGCGAAGCGCGTGGTGCAGATCAGCGCCATCGCGCAGAGCGTCGCGGGCACCGACACGCCCGCGCGCAGCAGGTAGACCAGGACGAACGCGCCGCCCATGCCCGAAGCCAGGGCATGGATGCCGGAGTGCAGATTG is drawn from Deltaproteobacteria bacterium and contains these coding sequences:
- a CDS encoding MFS transporter, whose amino-acid sequence is MAFLRNRAVNWINLHSGIHALASGMGGAFVLVYLLRAGVSVPATLCAMALICTTRFAIRPLVVRASGRGLKPLVIGGTLLAALQYPLLAEVHGVEPALLVFCLVSGLGETLYWTSYHAYFALLGDAEHRGHQLGAGVALSALIGIVAPLIGAWALLGLGARPTFAAAGLVQALAALPLVATPNVRVPSTAPGALRASLPGVGLFAADGWFAVCYVLVWQIALFLSLDRSVAAYGGAVALAATVGALTSLFLGRHIDAGNGRQAVAIAFSAVSLTLLARAWSVGTPWLAVGANALGALASCLVVPAQMTPVYNLAKASPCALRFHVAAEGGWDLGHIAGCLAAALLVAHGAPLGAVIPIAFLGVAGQVFLLRRYYLRLGAWRRAAAAASESRSAS